Proteins encoded together in one Chitinophaga sp. LS1 window:
- a CDS encoding endo-1,4-beta-xylanase: MDKIISFVLIVFTCCICTGSNSPSYTGKIPSLKTVFKEDFMVGAALNRHQINETNPMATAFISWQFNTLTPENDMKAALIHPEWARYNFTETDKIISYGQQHHMQINAHTLIWHSQLPAFVLQMHDKDSLHQFFKDHISIIASRYDGKVYSWDVVNEALNEDGTMRKSLFLRYLGDDYVVEAFQLAEKAARHTKLYYNDYNIEQPKKRAGAVALIRKIQAAGTRIDGVGIQGHWHLGKVPLKDIEESILEFSALGIDVMFTELDISVLPDPKGVEGADVNQQKAYNSILNPYSGSLPDSVQQQLAGDYENLFRLFLKHKDKISRVTFWGVNDGDSWLNNWPVPGRTNYPLLFDRQFNPKMAFNKVVALQPGTGTK; this comes from the coding sequence ATGGATAAAATAATTTCCTTTGTCCTTATAGTTTTTACCTGTTGCATTTGTACAGGTAGTAACAGCCCGTCTTATACGGGCAAAATTCCTTCCCTGAAAACCGTCTTTAAAGAGGATTTTATGGTGGGTGCCGCCCTTAACAGGCACCAGATAAATGAGACTAATCCCATGGCAACTGCATTTATATCCTGGCAGTTTAATACCCTCACGCCTGAAAATGACATGAAGGCTGCATTGATACACCCGGAATGGGCCCGGTATAATTTTACAGAGACAGATAAGATCATTTCTTATGGTCAGCAGCACCATATGCAGATTAATGCACATACGCTTATATGGCACAGCCAGTTACCCGCATTTGTATTGCAGATGCATGATAAGGATTCGCTGCATCAGTTCTTTAAAGACCATATCAGTATTATTGCCTCCCGGTATGACGGGAAGGTGTATTCCTGGGATGTAGTGAATGAAGCCCTTAATGAGGACGGTACAATGCGTAAATCCTTATTCCTGAGATACCTTGGCGATGATTATGTCGTGGAGGCATTTCAACTTGCAGAGAAGGCTGCCAGGCATACAAAATTATATTATAATGATTACAACATAGAACAACCCAAAAAACGTGCGGGGGCGGTGGCGCTCATCCGGAAAATTCAGGCAGCGGGTACCCGTATAGATGGTGTAGGTATACAGGGGCACTGGCACCTGGGAAAGGTTCCTTTAAAGGATATTGAAGAAAGTATCCTGGAATTCTCTGCTTTGGGAATTGATGTAATGTTCACAGAACTGGACATCAGCGTATTGCCAGATCCCAAAGGTGTAGAAGGGGCAGACGTTAACCAGCAGAAAGCGTATAACAGTATACTGAACCCCTATTCCGGTTCTCTGCCTGATAGTGTACAACAACAACTGGCCGGGGATTACGAGAATTTATTCCGGCTTTTCCTGAAGCACAAAGATAAGATAAGCCGGGTCACCTTCTGGGGTGTCAATGATGGTGATTCCTGGTTAAATAACTGGCCGGTGCCAGGCAGAACAAATTATCCTTTGTTGTTTGACAGACAATTCAATCCAAAAATGGCTTTTAATAAAGTAGTAGCACTTCAACCCGGTACTGGAACAAAATAA
- a CDS encoding RagB/SusD family nutrient uptake outer membrane protein, whose protein sequence is MKFNIKLSGLLLLSLLTVCAGCKKILEEQPRATIDPAYFKTPEGLEGGVAGIYSSFRSFWGTQIFTQLFNGGTDEMIRGGAADVQHNFTYSLLMKSNTNDYSGFWNSLYIDINTANGVLQFGPEASMDETKKGQLLAQAKFLRAFCYFQLLTTFGDVPLHLTFNTNVSAADSRAPIAEVYDAIISDLKDAAASLPDQPSAGLGKPAFKATALYLLAKTYLWRGWSSAAKGSDFTDAFNTAKSIIDNKSAYGIDLWPVFAQGFLEGNEYGRETLMVIEHTKDLKFGENSQTGTGASNLKENKSNFFFRPNYPTVNANYPATGGAYVCVRDVQNGRPWQRIRPNMRYVLNVAFANRATDSRYNGSFQTIWLSNSVAASGKGTTGATTPRGTLVNGIDTAIWMADRIVTPAERAAFKGIIFEPDYLPGATVPYTSLLYPSLRKWDDSTRADMNDYSDRPYILFRFSEVYLIAAEAALKGGGTLQQAADMLNVLRVRAARIPGQTDDQYAAAITAQTITAAEVTLDFILDERTRELYGECNRWYDLSRTKTLVARVQKYNDEAAANVVAEHMLRPIPQQQIDLVTEGPAFPQNPWYSN, encoded by the coding sequence ATGAAATTCAACATAAAATTATCCGGGCTACTTTTATTGTCATTACTTACAGTGTGTGCGGGTTGTAAAAAAATACTGGAAGAACAACCCCGTGCTACAATCGATCCTGCTTATTTCAAAACGCCGGAAGGCTTAGAGGGCGGTGTGGCCGGTATTTACTCGTCTTTTCGCAGTTTTTGGGGCACACAGATTTTTACGCAGCTGTTCAATGGAGGCACTGATGAAATGATCAGGGGTGGGGCAGCAGATGTGCAGCATAACTTTACCTATTCTCTGCTGATGAAGAGTAATACGAACGATTACAGCGGTTTTTGGAATTCCCTTTACATAGATATCAATACCGCCAACGGGGTCTTGCAATTCGGACCGGAAGCGAGCATGGATGAAACTAAGAAAGGGCAGCTCCTGGCCCAGGCAAAATTTCTCCGGGCATTTTGTTATTTCCAGCTGCTTACAACTTTTGGGGATGTGCCTTTGCATCTTACATTCAACACCAACGTTTCAGCAGCTGATAGCAGGGCACCCATTGCTGAGGTGTATGATGCGATCATCAGCGATCTGAAGGATGCAGCTGCCAGTCTTCCCGATCAGCCATCCGCCGGATTGGGTAAACCAGCATTCAAAGCAACAGCGCTGTACCTGCTTGCAAAAACCTACTTGTGGAGAGGGTGGTCTTCAGCAGCAAAGGGAAGTGATTTTACAGATGCATTTAACACTGCAAAGAGCATCATCGATAATAAAAGTGCTTATGGGATTGATTTATGGCCTGTATTTGCGCAGGGTTTCCTGGAAGGTAATGAATATGGAAGGGAGACGCTTATGGTCATTGAACACACAAAAGACCTGAAATTCGGCGAGAACTCACAGACGGGTACCGGCGCATCTAACCTGAAAGAAAATAAATCCAACTTTTTTTTCCGGCCGAACTATCCGACAGTGAATGCCAATTATCCTGCTACAGGAGGTGCTTATGTTTGTGTAAGAGATGTACAAAACGGCCGTCCATGGCAAAGAATAAGGCCTAATATGCGCTATGTACTAAATGTTGCTTTCGCCAACAGGGCCACGGACTCGAGGTATAACGGTTCATTTCAAACCATTTGGTTGTCCAATAGTGTAGCTGCATCGGGGAAAGGTACAACAGGTGCAACCACACCCAGGGGAACCCTTGTGAATGGCATAGACACAGCCATCTGGATGGCAGACAGGATTGTGACACCTGCTGAAAGAGCAGCTTTTAAGGGAATTATTTTTGAACCGGATTACCTGCCAGGTGCCACCGTACCCTATACCAGTCTCCTGTATCCATCTTTAAGAAAATGGGATGATTCAACAAGAGCAGATATGAATGATTATTCTGACAGACCTTATATCCTGTTCCGCTTTTCAGAAGTATATCTCATCGCCGCTGAAGCAGCACTGAAAGGTGGCGGTACATTGCAGCAGGCGGCAGATATGTTAAATGTGCTCAGGGTGAGGGCGGCCCGCATACCAGGGCAAACTGATGATCAGTATGCGGCAGCCATCACTGCACAGACAATTACAGCTGCAGAGGTGACACTTGATTTTATCCTGGATGAGCGCACCCGTGAACTATATGGAGAATGCAACAGGTGGTATGATCTTTCAAGAACCAAAACACTTGTTGCAAGGGTTCAAAAATATAACGATGAAGCAGCTGCCAATGTTGTAGCTGAACATATGCTGAGACCTATTCCTCAGCAGCAGATAGACCTGGTCACAGAAGGACCTGCATTTCCTCAAAACCCATGGTATAGCAATTAA
- a CDS encoding TonB-dependent receptor, protein MNFPFTHHLQKMSPSFSLLLRITMLLFIFIWSSSYGVGQQITVSGRITAEDGNVVPGASIQVKGTKMGVLSNDEGYYKINTPATATLIITSVGFMNREVNVNRQTVINVSMKPTVSDLEQVVVIGYGTAKKKDVTGATVSVKGETLRELGSPNVYNQLQGRAAGIDIVNNGSSIGTGGEIRIRGNRSLASGASANNSQNGPLVVIDGIPLSGGSINDINPNDISTIDVLKDASATAIYGSRGSGGVIIITTRRGRPGKSVTSYDGYIGLSEAMNTYKLFSGQEYAAFKDAAKEGQPNPNNPNPNALTPIEQENLANGVNTDWQKLLLTTAIRTDHNVSVVGGNETTLYSFGFGVFRETGIIPDQRFDRGSFHIALDHKMSERLKVGLTTTNTMSWANRINTSALGSATRLSPLYLPYNEDGSINFQPAIQQSNDAQQISPLTSIGNNDKIKARTRRFRTLTNVYGELEIIKGLKLKSSLALDWIQTMNNNYNGPGTVFNTNTTTAGATLSQSNDETWSYTFDNSLTYEKTFAEKHKIQVTALHEVVKNFNQSQQINGQGVPADYIQDYNLQLANSLTADPSGYSNRGLLSYMGRIFYTYNDRYMLTATVRADGASVLAPGNQWFTYPAISAGWNMANEEFMHDVKWINNLKLRVGWGVSSNQTIAPYTTIGSLSSNFYNYGSGTSANINYVSGYLINTLPNPKLTWESTRGYNLGLDFGLFDNRISGAVEYYNVNTRDILLSKELPRSSGANSVLVNQGKTTGHGLEITLSSLNVKSRSGFTWSTDLNFSMAREKIVALQPGLKQDVGNGWYVGQPLTVIYDVKKTGIWQLNEKDQAATYGAAPGDIKIQDVNGNGTIGAEDRQVIGNFQPNFVFGFNNRVTYKNFDLNIVTFGRIGQTVVVTYLTADGGAAGYPFFMNGRVNQYKVNYWTPDNPTNDFPQPDASRDALQYTSTLSYRDGSFIKVRSINLGYNLPSKITGKMGLSSLRFYLAVQNPFILWAPLVRDGLGIDPEGNGNGNAVGSTAGGTPVVARAITVGMGTPPTRQYMFGANVKF, encoded by the coding sequence ATGAATTTTCCTTTTACGCATCACTTACAGAAGATGTCGCCCTCATTCAGCCTGCTGTTGAGGATAACGATGCTGTTATTTATTTTCATTTGGAGTAGTTCTTATGGGGTAGGACAACAAATTACCGTCAGCGGCCGCATTACCGCCGAAGATGGCAATGTGGTCCCTGGAGCCAGCATCCAGGTGAAAGGCACAAAAATGGGAGTGCTCAGTAACGACGAAGGGTATTATAAAATCAACACTCCTGCTACCGCTACCTTAATCATTACTTCAGTAGGATTTATGAACCGGGAGGTAAATGTAAACCGGCAGACCGTCATCAATGTTTCGATGAAACCCACGGTCAGCGACCTGGAACAGGTGGTGGTAATTGGATATGGAACGGCAAAAAAGAAAGATGTAACAGGGGCCACCGTATCTGTGAAAGGAGAAACACTCCGGGAATTGGGGAGTCCAAACGTGTATAACCAGCTTCAGGGAAGGGCTGCTGGGATTGACATTGTCAACAATGGTTCCAGTATAGGCACCGGCGGTGAGATCAGGATCAGGGGAAACCGCTCCCTGGCATCAGGTGCTTCAGCTAATAATTCGCAGAATGGCCCCCTGGTGGTGATAGATGGTATACCGCTTTCCGGCGGCAGTATAAATGATATCAATCCAAATGATATCAGTACGATCGATGTGCTGAAAGATGCTTCTGCTACTGCCATTTACGGTTCCCGTGGATCAGGTGGGGTGATTATCATTACTACAAGAAGAGGCCGTCCGGGGAAATCTGTTACCAGTTACGATGGCTATATCGGCTTGTCAGAAGCCATGAATACATATAAACTGTTTAGCGGACAGGAATATGCCGCCTTCAAGGACGCAGCCAAGGAGGGCCAGCCTAATCCCAATAATCCCAACCCCAATGCACTAACACCCATTGAGCAGGAGAACCTGGCCAATGGTGTAAATACTGACTGGCAAAAACTATTGCTAACTACCGCTATCCGCACAGACCATAATGTGAGCGTAGTGGGTGGCAATGAAACCACACTATACAGCTTCGGGTTTGGTGTATTTCGGGAAACAGGTATCATACCGGATCAGCGATTCGACAGGGGATCCTTTCATATCGCTCTTGATCACAAAATGAGTGAACGCTTAAAAGTTGGACTCACTACCACCAATACAATGAGCTGGGCCAATCGTATCAACACCAGCGCTTTGGGTTCGGCAACGAGACTGAGCCCGCTATACCTGCCGTACAATGAGGATGGCAGTATCAATTTTCAACCTGCCATACAGCAATCCAATGATGCGCAGCAGATCAGCCCTCTCACATCTATCGGAAACAATGATAAGATAAAAGCCCGCACCCGCCGGTTCAGAACATTGACGAATGTATATGGAGAGCTGGAGATCATAAAAGGATTGAAACTGAAATCCAGCCTGGCACTTGACTGGATCCAGACAATGAACAATAACTATAATGGACCCGGCACCGTATTTAATACCAATACAACTACAGCAGGTGCTACCCTTAGTCAGTCAAACGACGAGACATGGAGTTATACTTTCGATAATTCACTTACTTACGAAAAGACTTTTGCAGAAAAGCATAAAATCCAGGTGACAGCATTGCACGAAGTGGTAAAGAACTTCAATCAAAGTCAGCAAATCAACGGACAAGGTGTGCCGGCAGACTATATCCAGGATTATAATTTACAATTAGCGAATTCACTCACGGCGGATCCCTCCGGTTACAGTAACAGGGGATTGTTGTCTTATATGGGACGTATCTTTTATACCTATAATGACAGGTATATGTTAACGGCTACTGTGCGTGCAGATGGCGCTTCTGTACTAGCTCCCGGCAACCAGTGGTTTACATATCCGGCCATATCAGCCGGCTGGAACATGGCAAACGAAGAATTCATGCATGATGTAAAATGGATAAATAACCTCAAACTACGTGTAGGATGGGGTGTCAGTTCGAATCAGACCATTGCACCCTATACAACAATAGGTAGTCTTTCTTCCAATTTTTACAATTATGGGTCAGGTACCTCAGCCAATATAAACTATGTATCAGGGTACCTGATCAATACGTTGCCTAATCCGAAGCTTACGTGGGAATCTACGAGGGGATACAATTTAGGCCTCGACTTTGGTCTGTTTGACAACCGTATAAGTGGTGCAGTAGAATATTATAATGTCAATACAAGGGATATACTTTTAAGCAAGGAATTACCCAGGAGCAGTGGGGCCAATTCTGTGCTTGTAAACCAGGGAAAGACAACAGGACATGGGCTGGAAATAACACTTAGCAGCCTGAATGTAAAAAGCCGTAGCGGATTTACCTGGAGTACAGATCTTAACTTTTCCATGGCAAGAGAAAAGATTGTTGCATTGCAACCAGGATTAAAGCAGGATGTTGGTAATGGATGGTATGTAGGGCAACCACTGACAGTTATTTATGACGTGAAGAAAACAGGTATCTGGCAGTTGAACGAAAAAGACCAGGCGGCTACTTATGGCGCTGCCCCCGGCGATATTAAAATTCAGGATGTGAATGGCAACGGTACTATTGGTGCCGAGGATCGCCAGGTAATTGGCAATTTTCAACCCAATTTTGTATTTGGTTTCAATAACAGGGTTACCTACAAAAATTTCGATCTGAACATTGTGACCTTTGGCCGTATAGGCCAGACTGTGGTAGTTACCTATCTGACTGCTGACGGTGGTGCAGCTGGCTATCCATTCTTTATGAACGGCCGTGTAAACCAATACAAAGTTAATTACTGGACACCCGATAACCCTACCAATGATTTCCCCCAGCCTGATGCCAGCAGGGATGCATTGCAATATACCTCCACCTTGTCTTACCGGGACGGGTCATTTATAAAGGTCCGGTCTATCAACCTGGGATATAACCTCCCTTCGAAGATCACCGGTAAAATGGGGCTCAGTTCATTGCGGTTTTACCTGGCAGTCCAGAATCCATTTATCCTCTGGGCACCATTGGTGCGGGATGGTCTGGGTATAGATCCGGAAGGTAATGGAAATGGTAACGCAGTCGGATCTACTGCGGGAGGAACCCCAGTGGTGGCCCGTGCTATCACCGTTGGTATGGGTACCCCTCCTACAAGGCAGTACATGTTTGGTGCTAATGTGAAATTTTAA
- a CDS encoding two-component regulator propeller domain-containing protein — MKYILYILCLLFVPQVVISQQSDFNFVNFTTSNGLSSNTVNTILKDKYGFMWFGTDDGLNRFDGLTFSVYRHKEGDSTSLGGNSILALHEDRSGNLWIGTNNTLSCYNRKKDSFINYKFTLNNTARTLFCDHTGQVWIGSYIGLFRLNPRTGRVVRYMADPGRPGSLVSNIITCIVEDSRHRLWIGGNGGIYLYQPQADNFKHFSHEAADSLSLPGNSIKAMTEDHNGNLWIGTEDDGLSMLLPDGRHFRTYQHSNTQKKSLSSNCIWSLAAENANRIWVGTEEGLNIFDLQKKTSQRIEHDVRNRYSLQGKSVRSIYIDNNGIYWVGTYQGGISKYDRNLAFFNLRESNPFDPQGLTAPIVTSFSEDANGDIYVGTEGGGINLFHRNTGLFSHPRFYQDIKPPAVLSLEHADGLLWIGTFMHGIYTLNMQTGKVHHYLRGDSANQPSGNDIFCLKKDSRGNIWIGTNGNGVNVYDPVSGVFRRFDRVKYKKDSITVLNRGFIRTIEEDKAGNIWIGTIGAGIIMLDASGNIIRTYTMKNSDLPANNVQTICAGQSGRIWVGIHSAGLCLFDPKTGKFQRYAEQEGLSNAVIYKILEDDAGKVWVTSNKGISSFDPSTSTFKNYYQYNGLQRSTFCLGAGLKTEKGELFFGGLEGFNYFIPKQLNYNRIVPRIVLTDLKIGNVSVIPGEHAAIQSHISLADCIRLDYKQHFTINFATLNYTAPQESRYSYMLQGFDKGWNDIGTSRMAVFSNLRPGKYVFRVRASCDDGAWHTEEAVINVIIRPPFWLTIYAYIFYLLAAVAVLWGLRYRAIRKLKTRFALEQERLQVRQAIEMDRKEAERQREFEQVKIKYLMNLSHEFRTPVSLIAGPVDKLIHNEIAPEKLKQLNLVKRNARRLLNMVNQLLDFRKLEEQETKLDLSREDIISFIAEVIELFKDISEHRQISFLFTSSISRYYTAFDRDKLERVLFNLLSNAFKFTPKEGAISLTVDPDPDAGIIIKVADTGVGMKPEVKEKIFNRFYQGDENPAILNQGSGIGLSITAEFVKMHGGFINVESIPGKGSTFSVLLPLEKMEELRLPNVKIPGEAAGPDVDHPISCQHAEVAAADKLTVLLVEDNKDFRYYLKDNLQPFYKVVEAADGREGWQKALSAHPMVIVSDINMPYMDGIQLSRKVRFDKRTSHIPVILLTALAGDAFHIKGLETGASDYLTKPFNIDILNIRIRNLILLNKRLKDTYKRQLDVMVSVDDVESADEKFLVKVKQYIENNINDDSLTVEELSRHLFMSRASLYNKVVQLTGETPVEFIRSIKLNKAACLLETSDMKIAQIGYAVGFSTPNYFARAFKAKFNQLPSEYQAQKKRSV; from the coding sequence GTGAAATATATTTTATATATATTATGCCTGTTGTTTGTTCCACAGGTTGTTATTTCGCAACAGAGCGACTTTAACTTTGTTAACTTCACCACAAGTAATGGTTTGTCTTCCAACACGGTAAATACTATTCTGAAAGATAAATATGGCTTCATGTGGTTTGGTACAGATGACGGACTGAATCGGTTTGACGGTCTTACGTTCTCTGTTTACAGGCATAAGGAAGGGGATTCAACCAGTTTGGGAGGTAATTCCATACTCGCATTGCATGAGGATCGTTCCGGCAATTTATGGATAGGTACTAATAACACCTTATCCTGCTATAACCGCAAAAAAGACTCCTTTATCAATTACAAATTTACATTAAATAACACGGCACGGACCCTTTTCTGCGATCATACCGGCCAGGTGTGGATCGGAAGTTACATCGGTTTGTTCAGATTGAACCCGCGAACCGGTAGGGTAGTCCGTTATATGGCAGATCCTGGCAGGCCAGGGTCACTGGTGTCAAACATTATCACCTGTATAGTGGAAGATAGCAGGCACCGGCTATGGATAGGTGGCAATGGAGGGATCTACCTGTACCAACCACAAGCTGACAACTTTAAGCACTTTAGCCACGAAGCGGCAGACTCACTTTCTTTACCTGGCAATTCCATAAAAGCGATGACCGAAGACCATAATGGCAACTTATGGATCGGCACAGAAGATGATGGATTGTCTATGCTGCTGCCCGATGGCAGGCATTTCCGTACTTATCAGCATAGCAACACGCAAAAAAAATCCCTGAGCAGCAACTGCATCTGGTCTTTGGCAGCTGAAAATGCAAATAGGATCTGGGTAGGAACCGAGGAAGGATTGAACATCTTCGACCTGCAAAAGAAGACCTCGCAGCGAATAGAACATGATGTTAGAAATCGTTATAGTTTACAGGGCAAATCAGTGCGGAGTATTTACATCGATAACAATGGTATTTACTGGGTCGGAACATACCAGGGAGGTATTAGTAAATACGATAGGAACCTGGCTTTTTTTAATCTCAGGGAAAGCAATCCGTTTGACCCACAAGGATTGACCGCTCCAATTGTTACCTCTTTCTCCGAAGATGCCAATGGCGATATCTATGTAGGCACAGAGGGTGGTGGTATTAACCTTTTTCACAGGAACACCGGCCTGTTCAGCCATCCACGCTTCTACCAGGACATCAAACCACCTGCTGTACTTTCTCTCGAACATGCCGACGGGCTACTCTGGATAGGTACTTTTATGCATGGTATATACACACTAAATATGCAAACGGGAAAGGTGCACCACTATTTAAGAGGAGACAGTGCCAATCAGCCTTCGGGCAACGATATTTTTTGTCTGAAAAAGGACAGCCGTGGAAATATATGGATAGGAACCAATGGGAATGGGGTGAACGTTTATGATCCGGTATCCGGTGTGTTCAGACGTTTTGATAGGGTCAAGTACAAAAAGGACAGCATTACGGTTTTAAACAGAGGTTTTATCAGAACCATAGAGGAAGATAAAGCCGGCAATATCTGGATTGGTACCATTGGAGCAGGTATAATCATGTTGGATGCATCAGGCAATATAATAAGGACTTATACCATGAAAAACAGTGACCTTCCTGCTAATAACGTTCAAACCATCTGCGCCGGACAAAGCGGCAGAATCTGGGTAGGTATTCACAGTGCCGGCTTGTGCCTTTTTGATCCGAAAACCGGGAAATTTCAACGTTACGCCGAACAGGAAGGGCTCTCCAACGCGGTCATCTATAAGATCCTTGAAGATGATGCCGGAAAGGTGTGGGTAACCAGTAATAAGGGAATCAGTAGTTTTGATCCTTCAACCAGCACTTTTAAGAATTATTATCAATATAATGGGTTGCAGCGCAGTACTTTCTGCCTGGGAGCAGGTTTAAAGACAGAGAAGGGAGAACTTTTTTTCGGTGGGCTGGAGGGATTTAATTACTTTATTCCGAAGCAGCTTAATTATAATAGAATTGTCCCCCGCATTGTATTGACTGATCTCAAAATTGGCAATGTTTCCGTGATTCCCGGAGAACATGCTGCTATCCAATCACATATTTCATTAGCTGACTGTATCCGGCTTGATTATAAACAACACTTTACCATCAATTTTGCCACGCTGAACTATACTGCACCGCAGGAGAGCAGGTATTCCTATATGCTGCAGGGTTTCGATAAAGGTTGGAATGATATAGGCACATCACGAATGGCTGTGTTTTCGAATTTAAGGCCTGGTAAATACGTTTTCAGAGTCAGGGCCAGTTGTGACGATGGGGCATGGCATACGGAAGAAGCTGTCATCAATGTAATCATAAGACCTCCTTTCTGGTTGACCATCTATGCGTACATATTTTATTTATTAGCAGCCGTTGCGGTTTTGTGGGGGCTGAGATACCGGGCTATCCGCAAACTGAAAACCCGGTTTGCGCTTGAGCAGGAAAGGCTGCAGGTCCGGCAGGCAATAGAAATGGACCGAAAGGAAGCGGAAAGGCAACGTGAATTTGAGCAGGTGAAGATCAAATACCTGATGAACCTGAGCCACGAATTCCGTACACCGGTTTCCCTCATTGCAGGGCCAGTGGATAAACTCATTCATAACGAAATCGCTCCCGAAAAACTAAAGCAACTGAACCTGGTGAAACGGAATGCACGTAGACTGTTGAACATGGTAAACCAGCTATTGGATTTTCGAAAACTGGAAGAGCAGGAAACGAAACTGGACCTTAGCAGGGAGGACATCATATCTTTTATAGCTGAAGTAATAGAACTCTTCAAAGATATCTCCGAGCACAGGCAGATCAGTTTTCTGTTTACAAGCTCCATTTCCCGTTATTATACAGCTTTTGACAGGGATAAGCTGGAACGGGTATTGTTTAACCTGCTTTCTAATGCATTTAAATTCACACCGAAGGAGGGTGCTATATCGCTGACTGTAGATCCTGACCCGGATGCAGGTATAATCATAAAGGTGGCGGATACTGGTGTAGGCATGAAACCAGAAGTGAAGGAAAAGATCTTTAATCGCTTTTACCAGGGTGATGAGAATCCTGCTATCCTCAACCAGGGGAGTGGAATCGGGCTCTCTATAACAGCTGAATTTGTGAAAATGCATGGTGGCTTTATAAATGTGGAGAGCATCCCTGGTAAAGGCAGCACATTTTCCGTGCTTTTACCATTGGAAAAAATGGAAGAGCTAAGACTACCGAATGTAAAGATACCTGGTGAAGCGGCGGGTCCGGATGTAGACCACCCTATATCCTGCCAACATGCTGAAGTGGCTGCTGCAGATAAACTAACAGTGTTGCTGGTTGAAGACAACAAAGACTTCCGTTATTACCTGAAAGACAATCTGCAGCCATTTTATAAAGTTGTGGAGGCGGCAGATGGGAGAGAAGGGTGGCAGAAAGCGCTGTCAGCACATCCAATGGTCATTGTGAGTGACATCAATATGCCTTATATGGACGGTATACAATTGAGCCGTAAGGTCAGGTTCGATAAAAGGACCAGCCATATTCCTGTCATTCTCCTGACTGCACTTGCAGGTGATGCGTTTCATATTAAAGGATTGGAAACGGGCGCTAGCGACTACCTTACCAAGCCTTTTAATATTGATATATTAAATATCCGGATCAGGAACCTGATATTACTAAATAAGCGTCTGAAAGACACCTATAAGCGGCAGTTAGATGTAATGGTTTCTGTTGACGATGTCGAATCGGCAGATGAGAAGTTCCTGGTAAAGGTAAAGCAGTATATAGAAAACAATATTAACGACGACAGTCTGACTGTGGAAGAATTAAGCAGGCATCTTTTTATGAGCAGGGCTTCTCTGTATAATAAAGTTGTGCAGCTTACCGGGGAAACGCCGGTTGAATTTATCCGTTCTATAAAACTAAATAAGGCGGCTTGTCTGCTGGAGACCAGCGATATGAAAATTGCCCAGATTGGCTATGCTGTTGGATTTTCTACCCCTAATTATTTTGCCAGGGCTTTTAAGGCGAAATTTAACCAGCTACCTTCGGAATACCAGGCCCAAAAGAAAAGGTCAGTTTAG